From one Methylomonas paludis genomic stretch:
- the lipA gene encoding lipoyl synthase translates to MKLQAPSRDTPATHQRNADKLSRIPIKVETPETLLRKPDWIRIKLPSGDKVNQVKKSLRANSLHTVCEEAACPNLGECFSHGTATFMIMGDLCTRRCPFCDVAHGKPQALDANEPQNLANTIADMQLKYVVVTSVNRDDLRDGGAGHFAACISAIRAQAPNTRIEVLVPDFRGRMDIALEILGQQPCDVFNHNLETVPRLYLEARPGADYQTSLSLLQNHKQRLPHVPTKSGLMLGLGETEPEVQQVMQDLLAHGVTMLTLGQYLQPSKAHLAVKEYIHPDQFKRYADIAKTLGFQQVASAPLVRSSYHADLQAAGVF, encoded by the coding sequence ATGAAGCTGCAAGCCCCATCCCGCGATACCCCGGCCACTCATCAGCGTAACGCCGACAAACTGTCCCGTATCCCTATCAAAGTGGAAACACCGGAAACCCTGCTGCGTAAACCGGACTGGATACGCATCAAATTGCCGTCCGGTGACAAGGTCAACCAAGTCAAAAAATCTCTGCGTGCCAATAGCCTGCATACCGTCTGCGAAGAAGCTGCCTGCCCTAATCTGGGCGAATGTTTCAGTCACGGTACCGCCACTTTCATGATCATGGGTGATTTATGCACCCGCCGCTGCCCGTTTTGCGATGTTGCCCATGGTAAACCCCAGGCCCTGGATGCCAATGAACCGCAAAACCTGGCTAACACCATTGCCGACATGCAGCTTAAATATGTGGTGGTTACATCGGTGAACCGGGATGACCTTAGAGATGGCGGGGCAGGGCATTTTGCCGCCTGTATCAGTGCCATTCGGGCGCAGGCTCCCAACACTCGTATCGAAGTGCTGGTGCCGGATTTTCGTGGTCGTATGGATATCGCGCTGGAAATACTTGGCCAGCAGCCCTGCGATGTGTTTAACCACAACCTGGAAACCGTGCCTCGGCTTTATCTGGAAGCCCGCCCCGGTGCCGACTATCAAACCTCATTAAGCCTGCTGCAAAACCACAAACAGCGTTTACCGCATGTCCCCACCAAATCCGGCCTGATGTTAGGCCTGGGCGAAACCGAACCCGAAGTGCAGCAAGTCATGCAAGACCTGCTGGCTCACGGCGTCACCATGCTCACCCTGGGCCAATACCTGCAACCCAGCAAAGCCCATTTGGCCGTCAAAGAATACATTCACCCTGACCAGTTTAAACGCTACGCTGATATCGCCAAAACCCTGGGTTTTCAGCAAGTCGCCAGTGCGCCGCTGGTACGCTCGTCTTATCATGCCGACCTACAGGCGGCTGGAGTGTTTTAG
- a CDS encoding gamma carbonic anhydrase family protein, translating to MSIRPYQNQLPKIGARVYIDSAAVVIGRVSLGDDVSVWPGTVIRGDVETISIGAGSNVQDGAVLHVSHAGDYSPQGRPLNIGLGVTIGHRAVVHGCTIGNYCLIGIGAIIMDGAVLEDYVMLGAGALVPPGKKLDSGFLYVGAPAKVARPLSDSEKEFLEYSYRHYIKLKDGYLRETLITD from the coding sequence GTGAGCATCAGACCTTACCAAAATCAATTGCCTAAGATTGGCGCACGGGTTTATATCGATTCTGCGGCAGTCGTGATAGGCCGGGTCAGCTTGGGCGATGATGTATCGGTCTGGCCCGGCACGGTCATACGTGGCGATGTGGAAACCATTAGTATAGGTGCCGGCAGCAATGTGCAGGATGGCGCCGTGCTGCACGTATCCCATGCCGGCGATTACTCGCCGCAAGGCCGGCCACTGAATATAGGTCTGGGCGTGACCATAGGCCACCGCGCCGTCGTGCACGGCTGTACTATCGGCAATTACTGTCTGATCGGCATAGGGGCCATCATCATGGATGGCGCGGTACTGGAAGATTATGTGATGCTAGGCGCCGGAGCCCTGGTGCCGCCCGGCAAAAAACTGGACAGTGGTTTTTTATATGTCGGCGCACCAGCCAAAGTGGCACGGCCTTTAAGCGATAGCGAAAAAGAATTTCTGGAATATTCTTACCGGCATTATATTAAGCTGAAGGATGGGTATTTGCGGGAGACACTAATAACCGATTGA